One genomic segment of Paenibacillus xylanexedens includes these proteins:
- a CDS encoding phosphatidylglycerophosphatase A family protein, whose product MSYEIVEAMLARRGVRIDAIAAIVYRLQKGYHPELTLDDCVTSVKSVLQKREVQYTLYTGIALDELAEKKLLPQPLQAIMEADESLYGVDETLALGITHVYGMIGLTSFGYLDKEKIGVIHDLNEHTTAIHVFLDDLVAGVAAAASARIAHKNIKAKKYPSDL is encoded by the coding sequence ATGTCATATGAAATCGTAGAAGCCATGCTGGCCCGGCGGGGTGTACGGATTGATGCAATCGCAGCAATTGTATACCGTCTGCAAAAAGGGTACCACCCCGAACTGACCTTGGACGACTGTGTAACCAGCGTGAAATCCGTTCTGCAGAAACGAGAGGTGCAATATACGCTCTATACGGGTATTGCTCTCGACGAACTTGCGGAGAAAAAACTCTTGCCCCAACCGTTACAGGCTATTATGGAAGCGGATGAATCTCTGTATGGAGTGGACGAGACTCTGGCCCTCGGCATTACTCATGTGTATGGTATGATTGGTTTAACCAGCTTTGGTTACCTGGATAAAGAAAAAATAGGTGTAATTCATGATTTGAACGAACACACAACAGCCATTCATGTTTTTTTGGATGATCTGGTCGCAGGGGTGGCCGCTGCGGCTTCTGCCCGAATTGCACACAAAAATATTAAAGCCAAAAAATACCCCTCAGACCTTTAA
- a CDS encoding glutamate decarboxylase → MWTVIYIAPTAKVADKIKTKLSEEGFLVQTRPISLSKQQFEIRVPSRELEEVQEVLNSILHS, encoded by the coding sequence ATGTGGACGGTGATTTACATTGCACCGACAGCAAAGGTTGCGGACAAGATCAAGACCAAGCTTTCGGAAGAAGGTTTTCTGGTACAGACCCGTCCCATCAGTTTATCCAAGCAGCAATTTGAGATTCGCGTCCCTTCTAGGGAATTGGAAGAGGTCCAGGAAGTGCTGAATTCCATTCTGCATTCCTGA
- the accD gene encoding acetyl-CoA carboxylase, carboxyltransferase subunit beta has product MFKDIFQKKRKYATIPSERALPGEGQEVLERPKREIPEGLMNKCSKCGTIQYSKELEKNLKVCPACGYHMRLNAMERIAMVLDDQGFVEFDADMISVDPLGFPGYSNKLEQQRLKSGLKEAVITGEGTIDGLPVVVAVMSFDFFTGSMGSVVGEKITRAIEHATEKRLPLIIFSTSGGARMQESILSLMQMAKTSAALSRLDEQGGLYISVITDPTTGGVSASFASLGDINIAEPGAVFGFAGRIVIEQTIRQKLPDDFQTAEFNMQHGQLDMVVHRKELRATLGKLLDMHSEKGGV; this is encoded by the coding sequence GTGTTCAAAGATATATTCCAGAAGAAACGGAAGTACGCTACCATACCTTCCGAGCGTGCACTTCCCGGCGAAGGCCAGGAAGTCCTAGAACGCCCAAAACGTGAAATACCTGAAGGGCTTATGAACAAGTGCAGCAAATGCGGCACCATTCAATATAGCAAGGAATTGGAGAAAAATCTGAAAGTATGTCCTGCCTGCGGTTACCATATGCGTCTTAACGCTATGGAGCGCATTGCTATGGTACTTGATGATCAAGGATTTGTTGAGTTTGACGCTGATATGATATCGGTTGATCCACTTGGCTTTCCTGGATATAGCAACAAACTGGAACAACAACGCCTGAAATCAGGTCTTAAGGAAGCGGTAATTACAGGGGAAGGGACTATTGATGGCCTGCCTGTAGTTGTGGCTGTCATGAGCTTTGATTTCTTCACAGGCAGCATGGGTTCTGTTGTAGGGGAGAAAATTACCCGTGCCATTGAGCATGCCACAGAGAAACGGTTACCATTGATTATTTTCTCAACATCAGGTGGTGCCCGGATGCAAGAGAGTATTCTCAGCCTCATGCAAATGGCCAAAACAAGCGCAGCTTTATCCCGTTTGGATGAACAGGGCGGGCTGTACATTTCGGTCATTACGGACCCAACGACAGGTGGAGTCTCGGCAAGTTTTGCGAGCTTGGGCGATATTAATATTGCCGAACCTGGCGCTGTATTTGGTTTTGCCGGCAGAATCGTTATCGAACAGACGATCCGTCAGAAGTTACCTGATGATTTCCAAACGGCTGAATTTAATATGCAACATGGTCAGTTGGACATGGTTGTGCACCGGAAAGAGCTTCGGGCCACTCTTGGCAAGCTTCTGGATATGCATAGTGAAAAAGGAGGGGTCTAA
- a CDS encoding acetyl-CoA carboxylase carboxyltransferase subunit alpha, which produces MAGELPYEAPLVEMRKKIDELVQFGQEKGIDFTDEIARLEERYHRLEEEIYTGITAAQKMHLARHQQRPTALDLIQLIFTDFIELHGDRMFGDDLAVVGGLAKLNGKTVTVIGQQRGKDTKDNIARFFGSAHPEGFRKGLRLMKQANKFGRPIITFIDTKGAYPGNTAEERGQSEAIARNLMEMAKLSVPVIVVVIGEGGSGGALAMAVGNRVLMLEHAIYSAISPNGAASILWKDASKADQAAEAMKITAKDLLEMEVIEEIVPEPRGGAHRDYEASAAFISEALVRHLDDMKGWSGDQLKQDRYEKFRKIGAVTFEPQASIEAPQELVKVDVASNLSGNAE; this is translated from the coding sequence ATGGCGGGTGAGTTGCCATATGAAGCGCCTCTGGTTGAGATGCGCAAAAAGATTGATGAACTCGTACAGTTTGGACAGGAAAAAGGGATCGACTTCACGGACGAGATTGCCCGCCTGGAAGAACGTTACCATAGACTTGAAGAAGAGATCTACACTGGTATAACAGCAGCTCAGAAAATGCATCTGGCCCGGCATCAGCAGCGCCCAACGGCGCTGGATCTGATCCAGTTGATATTTACGGACTTCATTGAGCTGCACGGTGATCGCATGTTCGGAGACGATCTTGCGGTTGTTGGCGGACTTGCCAAGCTGAATGGAAAGACAGTAACGGTAATCGGACAACAGCGGGGGAAAGACACGAAGGATAATATCGCCCGCTTTTTCGGCAGCGCTCATCCAGAAGGTTTCCGAAAAGGACTTCGTCTGATGAAACAAGCGAACAAATTTGGCCGTCCTATTATTACGTTTATTGATACTAAAGGGGCGTATCCGGGTAATACTGCAGAAGAGAGAGGTCAATCGGAAGCGATTGCTCGCAACCTGATGGAAATGGCGAAGCTATCTGTTCCTGTTATTGTTGTGGTCATCGGCGAAGGTGGAAGCGGCGGTGCCCTCGCTATGGCTGTGGGTAATCGTGTGTTGATGCTGGAACATGCGATCTATTCTGCAATCTCTCCGAACGGCGCTGCTTCGATTCTCTGGAAGGATGCATCCAAGGCAGATCAGGCGGCTGAAGCGATGAAAATAACAGCCAAAGACCTGCTGGAGATGGAAGTCATTGAAGAGATTGTCCCTGAGCCACGCGGCGGTGCTCACCGGGATTATGAAGCGTCTGCTGCTTTCATCAGTGAAGCTTTGGTCCGTCATCTCGACGATATGAAGGGTTGGAGCGGGGATCAGCTGAAACAGGATCGTTATGAGAAATTCCGTAAAATTGGAGCGGTCACGTTTGAACCTCAAGCATCCATTGAAGCCCCTCAAGAGCTTGTAAAAGTCGATGTTGCGAGTAATTTGTCGGGAAATGCTGAATAA
- the pyk gene encoding pyruvate kinase: protein MRKTKIVCTIGPSSESLENTKKLIMAGMNVARLNFSHGDFDEHGGRIIAIRQACEELNKTVAILLDTKGPEIRTGKLEVEPIELVQDEYITLTTEEILGTKERLSITYTDLPNDVEPGSTILIDDGLIGLTVVEVQGTEIKCRIVNGGSIKSKKGVNVPGVAISLPGITEKDANDIVFGIEQGVDFIAASFVRKASDVLEIRELLEKHNAGHIQIISKIENQQGVDNLDEILEVSDGLMVARGDLGVEIPAEEVPLVQKRMIQKCNVAGKPVITATQMLDSMQRNPRPTRAEASDVANAIFDGTDAIMLSGETAAGKYPVESVLTMSRIAEKAESALPYQELYLKQRVAQQTTVTEAISQSVALQAQDLNAKAIITSTESGHTARMISKYRPESPIIAVTTEDRTSRRLALAWGVTPVKGRLVDSTDALFENAIEGGVKSGLVKEGDLVVITAGVPLGRSGSTNLIKVSQIPNNA from the coding sequence ATGCGTAAAACGAAAATTGTATGTACCATTGGTCCATCCAGTGAATCTCTGGAGAACACCAAAAAATTGATTATGGCCGGTATGAATGTGGCCCGTCTGAACTTCTCCCACGGTGATTTCGATGAGCACGGCGGACGGATCATTGCGATTCGCCAAGCATGCGAAGAGTTGAACAAAACAGTAGCGATCCTGCTGGACACTAAAGGACCGGAAATTCGGACAGGTAAACTCGAAGTTGAACCGATCGAATTGGTTCAAGACGAGTACATCACTTTGACAACAGAAGAAATTCTGGGAACCAAAGAACGTCTTTCCATTACGTATACAGATCTTCCGAATGATGTTGAACCGGGATCTACAATTCTGATCGACGACGGTCTGATCGGACTGACTGTGGTGGAAGTGCAAGGCACCGAGATCAAATGCCGTATCGTTAACGGCGGATCGATCAAAAGCAAAAAAGGTGTTAACGTTCCGGGCGTTGCCATTTCTCTGCCGGGTATCACCGAAAAAGACGCTAACGATATCGTATTTGGTATCGAACAAGGTGTCGATTTCATCGCGGCTTCTTTTGTACGTAAAGCAAGTGACGTACTTGAGATTCGTGAATTGCTTGAAAAACACAATGCTGGACATATCCAAATCATCTCCAAAATCGAAAACCAACAAGGTGTCGATAACCTCGACGAAATCCTTGAAGTGTCTGACGGCCTGATGGTTGCTCGTGGAGACCTGGGTGTTGAGATTCCTGCGGAAGAAGTACCATTGGTACAAAAACGCATGATCCAAAAATGTAACGTTGCAGGTAAACCGGTTATCACGGCTACACAAATGCTGGATTCCATGCAGCGTAACCCGCGTCCAACACGTGCGGAAGCAAGTGACGTGGCGAATGCGATCTTCGACGGTACGGACGCAATCATGTTGTCCGGTGAGACAGCTGCGGGTAAATACCCGGTTGAATCTGTTCTGACCATGTCCCGTATTGCTGAAAAAGCAGAATCTGCTCTGCCTTACCAAGAGTTGTACCTGAAACAACGTGTTGCTCAACAAACAACAGTTACAGAAGCAATCAGTCAATCGGTTGCTCTTCAAGCTCAAGATTTGAACGCAAAAGCGATCATTACTTCGACTGAATCAGGACATACTGCACGCATGATTTCCAAGTATCGTCCAGAATCTCCAATCATCGCTGTGACAACGGAAGACAGAACTTCCCGTCGTTTGGCTCTGGCTTGGGGTGTAACTCCTGTCAAAGGAAGACTGGTTGATTCCACGGATGCTTTGTTCGAAAATGCAATTGAAGGCGGCGTAAAATCCGGACTTGTTAAAGAAGGAGACCTGGTTGTGATTACAGCAGGTGTACCTTTGGGTCGTTCCGGTTCTACTAACCTGATTAAAGTAAGCCAAATTCCAAACAACGCTTAA
- a CDS encoding acyl-CoA thioesterase produces MNDRTKEADNVREQSNGNWYAARLRVRYQESDQMGVVYHANYLNWFEIGRTEMIRQMGYTYRKMEEQGLLLPVTGLDVKYHKPARYDDEIIIFTRIAAFSGLRLNYEYDVRRMSEEPDERMAIGERVWSTDESLPGERLVTGSTQHVWVNGDWKPVRLDKAASELYSALEKVWLSGKG; encoded by the coding sequence ATGAATGATAGAACGAAGGAGGCCGATAACGTGCGAGAACAGAGCAATGGTAACTGGTATGCGGCACGTCTTCGTGTACGCTATCAAGAAAGTGACCAGATGGGCGTGGTCTACCACGCGAACTATTTGAATTGGTTTGAAATCGGTCGAACTGAGATGATTCGCCAAATGGGGTATACATATCGTAAAATGGAGGAACAGGGGTTACTGCTTCCCGTAACCGGACTGGATGTGAAGTATCACAAGCCTGCCCGATATGATGATGAGATTATCATTTTCACCCGTATTGCTGCATTTAGTGGTCTGCGACTGAATTATGAGTATGACGTAAGACGCATGTCTGAAGAACCTGATGAGCGTATGGCGATTGGAGAACGGGTATGGTCAACTGATGAATCACTCCCCGGTGAACGGCTAGTTACAGGTTCTACCCAGCATGTATGGGTGAATGGGGACTGGAAACCAGTTCGGCTGGATAAGGCAGCCTCTGAGTTATACAGCGCGCTTGAAAAGGTGTGGCTTTCGGGAAAGGGGTAA
- a CDS encoding FxsA family protein: MRKWMWALLLIIPVIELFGFILMSDWIGAGKTLLLMILTSLIGIAMLQFEGRKVLVDAKSEMERGKVPGRKMVDGLFIFVGGFLLLIPGFVTDLIGFTLVFPLTRPVYRLFFLGWLEKKMKSGKITFYRRPK, from the coding sequence ATGCGAAAATGGATGTGGGCTTTACTCTTAATCATTCCGGTGATTGAATTATTTGGTTTTATTCTGATGAGTGACTGGATCGGAGCCGGAAAGACATTGCTTCTCATGATTCTCACGTCCTTGATTGGTATAGCAATGTTGCAGTTTGAAGGGCGAAAAGTACTTGTGGACGCCAAATCCGAGATGGAGCGTGGCAAGGTACCTGGAAGAAAAATGGTCGATGGTCTTTTTATTTTTGTCGGTGGTTTCTTGCTTTTGATTCCAGGCTTTGTAACGGATCTGATCGGCTTTACACTGGTATTTCCATTAACACGTCCGGTGTACCGTCTGTTCTTCCTGGGGTGGCTGGAGAAAAAAATGAAAAGTGGCAAAATTACGTTTTATCGTCGTCCGAAATGA